The following coding sequences lie in one Primulina huaijiensis isolate GDHJ02 chromosome 2, ASM1229523v2, whole genome shotgun sequence genomic window:
- the LOC140971889 gene encoding protein RALF-like 24, whose translation MPKTPPFRTIFLVALFISQIQLKTCPGASISELNPVKTGELNEMVKRVGAGKIGECSEADLEMDSESNRRILLMQKRYISYDTLKRDLVPCEDPGVSYYNCRGPGVANHYRRGCEVITRVDVEKILCFRLMLILVRSSVEPDIMFG comes from the exons ATGCCCAAGACTCCACCTTTCCGCACTATTTTCTTGGTAGCATTATTCATCTCGCAAATCCAGCTCAAAACCTGTCCCGGGGCCTCAATTTCGGAGCTAAATCCTGTGAAAACTGGTGAATTGAATGAAATGGTGAAAAGGGTTGGTGCAGGGAAGATTGGGGAGTGCTCAGAAGCTGATTTGGAGATGGATTCCGAGAGTAATCGGAGGATTTTACTGATGCAAAAGAGGTATATTAGCTACGACACTTTGAAAAGGGACTTGGTGCCGTGTGAGGATCCGGGGGTTTCATATTACAATTGTAGAGGTCCTGGTGTGGCTAACCATTACAGAAGAGGTTGTGAAGTTATTACCAG GGTTGATGTAGAGAAAATTCTTTGTTTTAGGCTTATGTTGATATTGGTCCGAAGTTCGGTTGAACCAGATATCATGTTTGGCTAG